The Epinephelus lanceolatus isolate andai-2023 chromosome 12, ASM4190304v1, whole genome shotgun sequence genome segment TGGTCGGGGTAGGGGGCTGTAGGGACAGTCAACACCTGCAGAGGACTGTTGTCCATTATCTCAGAATGAGAATCCAACCTAATGCAACAGCGTAAAGAGCCAGAACCTGGTGCTTAGAGGGAAACCCCCCGTCAGTTGACATGGGGAAGCGTCCACAGGGGCAGAATGGGAGGGTATAATCTTGACTCCTCCTGTTATTTCGCTGGAAGCACAGGGCTACAGTGGTACTTCTGAAGCCCAAAATAACCTTTCAAactaatgtgtgtgcagaggcaGGGGGAGTAACTGAAGACGCTCCTTCACACATGTGCAGGGAGATCACTGTCAAGGCTGCAGGCCCAGGCacaaagaagtgtgtgtgtgtctatgtgtgtttgggtgtgtctGGGTGGAAGTACTGAGGTGTTATAGGAGCTATTTGTCCATCTGTGAGCGGCTGCAGCTGTGCTCGGTGTAATGATATGCAAAAAGAAGGATGACATCTCTCATCGGAGATGCACTTAGTGCTATTTTAGGAGGGGGGTATTTACCCTTTATTAAAGCTGAGTGTGTACACAGAGAGTCATCAGAAGCATATGTTGAATTACGATGTGGTTTTAAGAAAGTGACtgagtacaaaacaaacatcattTGTCAAATCAAATAATACATGCAGAACAGTCAAATCAGAGCGAGAGGTATCTGCGTGAGACAGAACAACACTGCCCTCTAGAGTCCATCCAGGGATCCAACAGCTGGACAAGAGAGTTTGGCATCACCAACTCCCATTGCAACATTATAAAAGTTCTGACATGCAGTAATAGCTTGAACATGCATAAGTTAATCATTGACAAGCCTTTGGCATCAAAATAAAgttggtgtttttatttcaaggaTGACATTGACCCATGACTCTGGGCCAAATCTCAGTTGACACAGAGAGGTCATTCTGTGCCTGACCAGTGCCAGGACCCCAGTCAGTCTACAGCCCATAATAAAAAGAACACACAGGACATTAGAAAGGTTTGTGTTGCTCAGTTAGGGTTCTATCAGGAACATTTTATCCACACCTGAATgactacattatattatatacattacatcatactttcatttatttaaattaataaaatctaGCAAGTGTATCAAAAAAAGTGTATGTAAAGTAAAAATGAGTGCTGTCTACAGCAGCGGGTCCCAAACGTTTTTGCCTCATGAGCCCTCAAAAGGAAGCAGTGTCGACTCAGGATGAGCAGTTCCCCCAGTGATTTTCAGATCTTTACATTTAAGCAAAATTAAACGATTaattggaccacgacccaccactCTGGTGTCTTTCACAAGACAACAAACCACTTAAGAGTCAGAAAAGTCCAGAACTACACTCCTTGAATGTATCTTGCGACTCCTTCAAAGGGTCCTGCCCCccatgttgggaaccactgctgcaCACTGAGAGTCAATGTGACCCAATATAAAAACTGCTCACACATGgctttatgttttaatttcttctccataacctttgacctttaagaTACAGTGAGTGAAGACATATTGTATGCTAACTGCATTATAATATATTTTAGATTTCACATTACAAGTGTTTTATTACATTAGAGATCATCGTTCACTGTGACTTCATCTACTGGAACTTGACACTCAGAGGAAACATCTTCCTCTCTGCACAAGCCCTCTTAAACTATATCTGCTAATAGGAAGCACCGGTGGCCCTAAGAGCCCAATGCACTGCCAATTAAAGGGGATCTATGCGAATTTCAGAGCTTATGAGTTGTTTGGACAAAGTTCTCAGCATGGAGATGGCTGAGtcagtggctagcagctaacggtgctaactccataTACAGTGCTAAACAAAGGCAATAGAGCTAACAGAGTTAACCAAGGGGGAAACAGAGGGTTGGTGCTACAGTCTCGCATAGACGCCGTCCCTAAATCAACAGCAACTTCCATATGGGTGCAGCGCAAAGCAGTGGCAAAGAGCTAGCGAGTGAGAtacaccacaacaaaccacagaggagCTCggataacaacacacacagaggtaacaTGACTTCTGCTCAGAATGCCATCACTCCACTCCACTGTTACACAAAGAGCCTGTAAACACATGTAAAtagacacaacacaaacaaatgaagAAACATCTTCATTGGCTTGATgacacatgaaaacataaatttGGTGACACATTTGCAGCACTTTAGAAAAAGCACTGCAAGAAGCTcacaagacaacacaaactgtTAGCAGAGGATGCTAAAATGTAATGCACAGGGCTGGGAAACGCAGCGCTTGTTACTGTCGTTTATGGATTATGAActtgttttaataataataataataataataataataaactttatttatatagcacctttcatacaagagaTGCAGCACAAActgctttacaataagggcaTTATAAGAACTGactgcttcacatgaaaatagacataatgCACATAAAACAGAactgataaataaaattatagAGTTGTAAAACTACAAATCATAAAacaagtaagattttaaaagagttgcagcagcgtgaagcgtaaacagaaataatttcagacctgtatcaggaagtctgagctagttaaaggctaaagtgaacagatgtATTTTTAgcattcttttaaaaatatttagcgagctagcttccctgatatctataggcagcgtgttccatagctttggggcaTAATTGACAAAGGCAGCATCCACGATCTTCTTCCGGCTGTCGCTGGCTGTTAATATGTTTACTGCTGTTAATATCTGAATCACATAAAGACGCAAAACTTCATAAACTACAAACTATGCACGTCACTTTTTAGTGTGTCTTGGAAACAGTTTCTGTTGTCTTGCAGTGCTTTTCGTAAATGTAttgatgtttctgtgtgttcgatgtttctttttttgcatgtgttgtGTCTATATACATGTCTTTACTTAATTTGCAGTGTGTTGAGCTGTCCGGGCCACCGTACCAGGCTCTCCTTTAGAGGCCACTAATACATGCAGTATTATCACTGGAGAATGCTGCAGCTGGATCACAGAAAGACGCCTGTCTCAGAGGACGCTGACATGGAGGAGATGATCCTGGGGGAAGCCACAGGGTGcacagagatctgtgtgtgcTTCAGGGTGTAAGAGGCCCTTTGGCCTGTCCTCCATTGAATCCCTCTCCTACGCTCTGAGCGCCCCTTAGGTCTCATGTGGAAATATCTCCCATTAAGGTTGGTGTCTCCGCAGGCGTTGAACCACCATCCACCTGGAGGGTGACAGAaattacatgttgtgcagctgaaTGACAAGTATTCATTACCCCCCTCTTTGCATCACATTGGGAACATGTCTCTTACATGTGCACCTGCTGTACCTGTGTAGTTGTGCGCACAGCTGGAGTCCTGGAGGTTGTCGTTGTCTCTGTCCTTGGTGGAGAACATCATGCCTGTGTGGTTGCTCATGGGGTCCAGCAAATCTCCAGACAGATGCGTGAGGTGAATGGTGTAGTTGCTCTCAGGACCATTAAGGTGGAATCTGTATTCGATGAAGCGCCtgccctgtttccagtcttccAGCTGGATGTGAAGGACAGAGTTGCCCTGAGCGGCGAGAGCGTGGATCTTCCTGAGACCCAGCCAAAACTCCCCTGTGAGAGAGACATCATTGAGCGGTCAGAGCTGACATGATTTAACAAGTACCTTTAATGAAGAAGTGACGCACACAAACTTACATACAGAGGTGCAGGGGGACTTTAACTTACAAAGGTTATAAAATTCCAATTGTTCTAATCATGATATATGCCATTTAATTTAGGATGTGGCAGCTGAGAATGAATTTTCCGGCATTAAATGGGTAATTGGGTTTAGAGTCTTGAGAATAGTATCTCTCACCTTGAAAATCTCCAAACCCATTTTCATACTTCTCCCAGGTTTGATCAAAATTCACTGAACCGTCCCTCCTTCGCTGGATGACTGTTGCTCCATGATCTGAATGGAAAGAAAGAGATTAATTTTAAGGTATAATCCCCCTTATTTTCATGACATAATTTGAATACTATTTATGGTTGACATTTTTTAAGCAATAGCTATTTCATGTATTTACATTCTGTATTACATTTCATTGTTAGTGGCGGGGTCCGCCATTCCCCCTCTTGATTCAGACAAAATGACTACCTGTAAGCTAGTGTTACAATTTGCAATTTTATCACGTTGATATCAGGGACGAAGGCATTGAACAACGAAGgaagaaatgaaacaaaacttaATTAAAAATCCAAATCAAgacatcaataaataaaaaagaagaaaagaaaaaagaaagaaagaaagttaaaaacaaacaaacaaggaaatgacctggaaaaaaatgcttaaaaatcataaaaattctgtaacataattttaaaatgtaataatacaataatgataatgataataatcataaatatagcTATTCCACtaggttttttcttttttccctagtctttttaaaataattttgtaaatctattttttttttttttttttacaatttgtaaaaaaaaaatgtacaagaaattgcaccaatttgctcagggttcaaatgTTTCAATAAAAGGcgcctgaaagcagcacaagaaaagtgatgtcgctccatGTTCCAATGGGTTGAAGAAAACTTCACCCACCAAATGACCTTTTGTATATCACTAACTTACTCTGTGTTATGTTAAATTCTCTATTACAACTCGTGTAGTGATTCAAGTATCATTtattgggtccatgtcattggtccgacatcccattggtccgacatcccattagtccgacagtccacggtgctgaacggctcccggcgggcgtatttctgccttgatggtgcgccgcgactggctctgggtcagctgggaaaggcttgaggtgaagcaggctcacagcttatacgtttgtcactttctttttcattttaacccacaccatgatcttttcctaaccctaaccaagtggttttagtgcctaaacctaaccagaccttaaccacagggcatcatgatgattttggaacggacttcggaacaatgggtttaatatggtcggaacaatgggatgatggaccaatgggcagttccccattTATTAGGGTTGAGGGGAAAAACTTATGCAGTGTAGTATCGTGATATATGTGTGGCAAAATTGTATCGATACACAAACGCTAAGtatgaggttttttttactatattaatgattattttaaacacaaattaaaattttggtAGACTACTAAAATGCTGAAATCAATgactttttcagtccactagatgcATTTTAGTGAGATTAACCAACTGAtaaaacagacagccctttatgACAGTGGACCTAatagtgaaacttatctatgctcctTTAAAGCCAGATTTAATTGAAAAAAACCCTGCAATTTTACGAGATGAGGGAGAATAATTATATGCACATCACGTAGGTGTGAGGTTATCAACAAACAGTGTACATTAAGGTTATTTCTTTctcagtaattttacctcacagtaCACAGGAGCTATTGGTTTACTGCTGCGTTGATTGGTAGTTTGTTTGCATTAttgtgtgataataataataacacaaacaaactaactgactgaggcagtggtagaccttCAGCTTCTGTGATCagagaggtaaaattactgttttgttaatggaatctggctttgaagagggcATAGATAAATTTTACTTAtagttcagttccccattggaaaaggctgtctgtttgctaagtactgagcatacaactcgataaatgagacttgaattatacaAAAAGAGTTGTGTacgagtttgtaaacagatattttttttaatatagttttgctgttgttaagcgTGGACCCCTaggacttcaattcatcaagaattttctctgttttggattcttcattcaccatggagacatgcgacaaaagcaaagttttcttcaagaATTCAGCACAACAGAGGGGTGAGGAATTGACATTCAAATTGCCATTTGGacatgaagtattcctttaatttactgttaatacaaagccaacatttgCAAGAAGAAACTAGTCCTCTGCTGGGATGAAGTGAAATGTTTGTGTGACAGTACATTACCTTTGCCCATGTCACAAAAAGCCATGAAGGGCTCCGCTCCAGAGGGTCTGATGGCATAGACGCCACTGACTCGTTCCCCTCTGTTGAACAGGTCGCTGCAGTCTGATGGCAGatctatttaaaaatgaatacaaacaTGATTTCAAACTTGAAACTGTTCTGCATAAAGACAAGCTGTAAAATTGTAATCTGAGGCAAAGGAGTGGAAGTGCACTTGTGACTAGGTGGTCAACAGTTCGCATCAGCAACATCAGCAGGAAAAATGTGTGGATAACTGATTGCTTAGTAAGCGCTGAATGCAGCAGGAAGGTATGAAGCTGCAGAAAATTGCTGTAAATTGTCGAGACATATTCTTAAACTATGAGCATTGACAAAGTAAGATTGAATAAATAACCTTCAGGGCTTGCTGATATACTGCATGACAAATAAAAGATGCCAGATGTTTATATCACACATCAACATTTCCTCATGTTTTACTGTTATCCAACTTACTCGTCATGTCGGGGGTGCTGGCAGAGCTCGAGGTCAGATAAGGGGCAAGTGTTGGTGCCTCACTGTTGAACGTTTCAGGCATCCTCTCAATGGTCTCTTGAGGCAACGTGTTGACCGTTAActggcaaggcaaggcaagtttatttgtagagcacaattcgtacacaaagtaattcaaagtgctttacagaacaagaaaatacattaaaatcacaatacaaaataaaaacataaataatcattataaggTCGGTAGTAAGAAAAGCATTTAGCTTGCCGACATAATCCTCAATCTGACCATGGAGAAATACTGTGGATTGAATCGCAATTCCACACATAATAAAGTTTGGGCTGTTATTCTGCAAAGGTAGATATTTTCcaaagtttttgagatattttacaGTAACAATATAAATTTGAGCTGTCAAGACCAAGGGAAATGCAAATGTATTATAACACCGAGGCGCTGGCGGAGATTATTAAAAATATGGACAGCTCCTTCATTATGTCTGCACCCTCCAAAGATTTAAAGTCTAAATTACATAGTACCATGACTCCATTAAAGTTTCTTTCTACCAGCACATTCAGTGCAATGCCACAATGATGACAGCTCATAACTCACAAAGCTGGCAAAATGATGTTAGGAGATTTCCTGAAAAATGCATACTTCTGCACATCAACAAACTAAAAGCCCATCTGAACTGACACGGCCTTCCACTCTGACTGAATGAGGGACTGTATGAAGATGATTGCGGTGGGAGGGAGGGctgaaaattatttaattttgaaaaaaggaTGAGCCATCTGAGcataattaatatttttctaCCACTCTTTCCTTTTATGAAATAATATAATTCATGTCATGACCCACTGGTGAATATTTCACCCGCTCTCTGGTATTGAACAGAATTTCTAAGTGAACAGCTGTTTCAGCCCCTGAATAAGTGAACTGGGAATCGGCACCAGATCTGTCAAAATGTCCTTACATCCCAAACAAGAGAATAGGTCGGTTGCCAATGACAACCAAAATTACATAACCACTGGAGAGTACCCCCGACAGAGGCATGTACCCATAGAACTGGAGTTACATCCAGTAACTACTAGTTAATGTTGTGTAAAAGTTAGTTTTGTTAGGTTCAGGCCAACACAttctccgacctcatcacatacaaaatacacttacattttcacaggaaatgtactgtttacatacagtctctttcaaaataaatgcactacgtcaatacaacactgcgaattgacaAATTTATCCTACACCAATAAATGCACGTGGTGattttagccaacacacacctgtggtggggtttaggaaaaaagaacagagtttggctttacaatcttacaggaagctaacaccggcctcctgggtgaaagtcagtggttgttagACCTATCCCACCCGCCTTACTCAGACTTCTGCCCacttaactttcgttgttgtcctgCCGCGTTCCCCCTAACGCCACTGGGCACCTAACCGCAACTGGCCACATATCATGACGATGTGAAAGGAtagcttttttcattggtgtctgatgctggaagtcactgcccaagccccggtttttgacgacatgaaCAGtgatctcctgggtgaaagtcccatGTTTGTTTTACTCATCCATTAACCCTGATCTCCACCACATGTAGACTTTTCACTGATGTTCTCATTTGCTCCTGTCATAATtactacagccactagaggtcacCACCTAACAATAAACGTAAATCTGGTTTTTAGTAAGCCGCTTACACAGATGACCTGTACACCCTTTTCTTTGGGAGGGACGGTCTGGGCTGGatgaatatatataaatatatatatttatatatatatatatatatatgaattagAACAGATGATGCTATAGCCTGATATGTATGACATCACGTGCCTCTCTTTCCATCAAATCAGTTACACGACACCTGAGTTGCATAGCTGCCGTGTTGGAAACACTTCTTTTCAGATAGTTTCTAAAGAGTGCAGCTTCATTTATGAATGTGatgattgattttattttttattttttttattctaaatgGAAAATTTTAAAAGACCAACATGCCCCTGATCATTTTCCTACACTCCCTAGCATTCACCTTTTCCTCCAGACTCTTGATCTTCACTCTTTGGTGATTGAGTTGGTCACTCTGCTCCCTCACAGCATTCAGAAGCTCTATGATGCTCCGCTCCTGGCTTTGGATCACCTCCTGATCAGGGAAGTTATATAATTGTTAATATTATACATAATACATAGTTTGTGTTGTAGCAGTCACACTGTACATAGCATAAGTCTGCATTCAAAAAGAATATCCTGGTATCTTGTTAAAAGTTTGTCTACCAATTATTTTCAGAAGACAGAAGATGTTAGTTTAAAACAAGGAACATTTTTACTGCTGTAATTTCTTCCTGTGCAGAAAAGAATAGGCTGCCCATAGAAAAGCTGCCATCCCATCCAGGTGTTCATGTGCCAATTAGTTAGTGTTGCATCTAACTAATCATTCAGAAGCatttccaccaaaaaaaaaaaaaaaaaaaaaatccaagtgcAGGTTTCCTTTCTAACAACAGGTGACTCACCCTGAGGCTGTTGATCTCAGCTACGTGTTCGCTTGTCACCATACCATGTGACAGGCTGCTGAGCTTCTCTTCCAGGCCATCCACCTTGCTCTGTAAGCGACTCTTCTCCTGCAGGATGCTATCCACTTTAGAGTTGATCTCAACAGACAGGCCCCTGATCTCTTCATTATTGGCCTTCAGTACCACAGTGGtcttcttcagctcctcctcttcctctttaatttCACTGGCGAGCACTGAGAGCTGGTAGAACGAGCGGTCGAAGATGTTGAGCTTCTGGACGATGTCATTTATCTGTCCCTTTGTCTTCTGCACAAACTCCCGCAGGCTCTGACCCAGCTGCAGGAGGCCGTTCGCCAGAAGACGCACATCATCCAGCGCTGCAAAGCGGGAGCGAGTTTCAGCCGGGGCCTCAAGTTGGAGGACTGGCTGCTCCTCTCTGCCACAGAGGGCAGGGACACAGGCAGCAGCCAGGACCAACACTAAGGGAGATAGTAGAATTCTCATGTTGTTGTCGTGCTGCTTCTCTGGCTGTGTGTCGGTGATGTTAGAGGAACAACTGGCAGCCAGCTCTCTCCGCTGTCATCAGGAAAAGGGTGAAGATCCCGGCCTTTATGTACACTGTCTAAAATCAGGTCAATGATTAACTGGTTCAACTAATCAATATCTGAATGGATGATGTAGTTTTAGCCCagtgttggcattgtaggtCTCTGGACACTACAATCATGTAAGACCTTTACATTTCATAGGTAGTGTATCAACATTTCCACAGTGATATAGTTCacagtacatgtacatgtatgaGCTGATGCCTTTTAAAGATGGAGGGCATTTCAGTCGTGATTGTAGCACCAAAAATGGGCATCTTTTTGCCAGACATTAGGAAACTTCCAAAGCTTaggtttttagcaagacatcaatGGTATTTCCAGCCATAgctgtggcaccaaaactggatgttttttttactgagacactgGAATTTTATGAGCggtgattgtggcaccaaaaccagatgttttttagcaagacattggcGATACTTCCAGCAGTGGTTGGGGCACCAAAAAATTGGTGTTTTGTCAGTCAGACAGGGTGGCATTGTCAGGGGGCATCACAGCATTTTTGGTGATGGTTGTGGCACCaaaaatgggtgttttttagtcaGATATCAGAGTATTTCAGGCTAGGATTGTAGCCAGGCATTAGAACATTTCCAAAACCTgatgtttttttagcaagaccACAGCAGTATTTCCAGCCCAGATTTTTGAGACATTGGGACTTTTCCAGTGGTGGTTGTGGCACCAAAATTGGATATTTTTTAGCCAGACATTAGGAAACTTCTGAAGCTTAagtttttagcaagacattggcGGTATTTGTAGCCCAtctgtggcaccaaaactgtgTGCTTTTTATTTGTCAGACACTGGGACTTTTCCAGTGGTGGTTGTGGCACCAGAATTTGAAGTTTTTTTGCAAGACACTGGCAGTTTTGTTGCTTTGGTTGGGGCACCAaaaaatgggtgtttttttagtcaGCCATGGTGGCATTCTTGGCGgggattgtggcaccaaaactgggtgttttttagcaagacataaGAACATTTCCAGTGGTGGTTGTGGCACCAACACCTGATGTTTTTTGGAAAACCCCAGCAGTATTTCCAGCCCAGATTTTTGAGACATTGGGACTTTTCCAGTGGTGGTTGTGGCACCAAAATTGGatgttttaaagggccagtgtgtaatatttggcatggtttattgtcaatctgaatctgaatctgaatattctacccattaatatgtttatacaagtgtatgatcgctataaaataaaattcgtttggttttcgtagccttataattatgcttttatatatatatatatatatatatatatatatatatatatatatatcaagggccttgctttagagagatcgccatcttgtGCCATCATGtagtatgtacggcagaccgagcggacaatccagccagagaacgcgtttcgcgtatataaatgaaccaatgaagacagcggaagaagggaagaaggaggaggaaacagcagagagtgttagtagttcgtcgatagagagtagtgaaaagtttttttagttataaagtttgcgaatggaccacacttaccacgcaacaggagagaatgaacccgaaccgtcacctgcgaggaaaagaagacgcaacttcactccttgtgatgcactctctgcggcgcttttcctcctgatgatatatctccccaacaatggcagcagtagcaccgaatcccattctgtgcattcagcctctcttctcacctgctcagcatcagacacatggagttcctcatctgtatgctctggctcaaacaggtatggctctgggtctgtgtccgctacaagaaactcttcaaaatcgcgttcaaagtcatccattgcagctgctatagtccggagatatcgctaggctaaataaacagctgagctctgtttaccggctacgctgtcagtcagtgtgcgggctggagattggtgtagcagagaggggaggggggtccccagtatggcaaacgagtatgtgtgtaaagttattaagtgtgtctgttacgctagaagagtcagagtttgggatggagtggagtgttaccagagtttctggagtgctcaaataaacgggcctttttcccgaacgctcctctggtctcctgctcgtgagggattcattacaatatcgtaacatggtttagatttctaaataaacattcacctcgtcgctagatagtcCTACACCTGAAAAAGTTgtgtgcaaggctttttgtccctacgaggccaccgtcatttacccgatgggaggggtgagcgagtgagccctccaatctagaatttgaccactgatgtcactgttttcaatggttttcaacccattttacacactggacctttaagcaaAACATCTGCAGTTTGGTTGGTTTGGTCAGGGTGCCAAAATATAGGTGTTTTTTCAGTCAGACATCAGGGCATTTGCAGCAGTGGTTATGGCACAGAAACTGGGAATTTTTAGCcagatcttttcctaaatcttaCCAAacgatttttgtgcctaaacataatcaCACAATACTGCCAcaaccaaaaaataaacaaaagcacACTCCTTTGCATTGACTGAAAACTAAAGATGTTTTCCTCTCAGTCAGAACAGCCTGACATTGTGTTTACAACTGACCTGTAGTTACTTGTGCTGAGGTCATGGCTGGTCTCTGTGATTGTTGCCTggcttgtttatttttaaacaggaagaTGACCTGGTTTACATATAGGATCTATTTAGAAATATGTCTTACAAGTTCAAGCTTTCGAAATGtttagctttatttattttgatccaGTAGTGGGTAAATGTTTTGCAGGTGCTGTGCAAGTATAGATGTATGTAATGTCACTAGGGAACAAACAGCTGTTGCTCAAAGATGAAATCAAGCAACATGAATTGTTTGCACCAAAATCTAAAGACAAAAATGCTGCCTGGTTCAACATGTTTCAACTCATTGATAAAATAATTGCTTTACCTTCCAACAGTGAAACACCATAGCCTGCAGGAAAGTTGCAAAACCACTACTTTAATTTTCACTCCTTATACTCTACACGCAcacaatgcaaaaaaacaagTGGCTGAATTGTGATGCATGCCCCCTGTTAAAAGTGGGAGTACAAGGTGAAATATAACCGACAATGAATGCAGGATGATGACCCGCGTTTTCCTCTGTTAAATGTTAACCACCCATTTGAAGGCAGTGCTGCATGAGCTCCCACAGTGTGtacacagtaaacacagtcCACAACCCTGACTCCAGCACGGGGTCCTGCTCTCTACAAGGTAAAATGAATAGAAGCACAGTGGCCGACATACATGAAACATGACGGAGCAGCCGCAGTCTAGAGTAAGAGTAAAGGGGCCATGGAGAGGGCAAGGGGGTGTGTGAGGAACAAAGGAAGGGGAGTGGGCCAGAGATCTACGTATAGAAGGATTGGAGGTAGAACACTGGGTTCATGaatacatatttacatttttatcatgGGACAGTGTGCTTCCTTTGGT includes the following:
- the LOC117272467 gene encoding angiopoietin-related protein 3-like; protein product: MRILLSPLVLVLAAACVPALCGREEQPVLQLEAPAETRSRFAALDDVRLLANGLLQLGQSLREFVQKTKGQINDIVQKLNIFDRSFYQLSVLASEIKEEEEELKKTTVVLKANNEEIRGLSVEINSKVDSILQEKSRLQSKVDGLEEKLSSLSHGMVTSEHVAEINSLREVIQSQERSIIELLNAVREQSDQLNHQRVKIKSLEEKLTVNTLPQETIERMPETFNSEAPTLAPYLTSSSASTPDMTNLPSDCSDLFNRGERVSGVYAIRPSGAEPFMAFCDMGKDHGATVIQRRRDGSVNFDQTWEKYENGFGDFQGEFWLGLRKIHALAAQGNSVLHIQLEDWKQGRRFIEYRFHLNGPESNYTIHLTHLSGDLLDPMSNHTGMMFSTKDRDNDNLQDSSCAHNYTGGWWFNACGDTNLNGRYFHMRPKGRSERRRGIQWRTGQRASYTLKHTQISVHPVASPRIISSMSASSETGVFL